One Salvia miltiorrhiza cultivar Shanhuang (shh) chromosome 6, IMPLAD_Smil_shh, whole genome shotgun sequence genomic window, CAAATGTTTCAACAGATATCATAAtgctaaaaaaatattattgctcCTAAGAATCGAACCAACGATCTTAGAGATGGTAGGGGAAGAAGCATACCACTAAACTACCAAGTCTTATTAATAAAAGATcggataatttttatttatacacTTACAATAGGAAtcgaaaatcaaataaaaaaatggtaGGCGAagaagattaatattgagctagCATAGGTTGTTCGTAGAATAGCTATTTACACGCTCCTGTGTGAATTGGTGTCATGGATGAGATCGGTGTCATAGATCGACCATTTTGTCATTAAATCTAATTTTATCACTATCATGCTAAAAGACATAATTATAAATTGAAACCCCTACAAAATACAATTAATTTGGGGTCCATATCACTAAAAAATCTATCAATATAGGCTAAAAAGATCGCATATCTCGATTCTTTTAAGTTATTCTTCAATGAAATCACACCAATAGTTATTCAttctattttaataaaaatactctCTGAAACGATACGaaataaaagaagaataaaaaatatgcaTCTTTAAGCCTtggattaatattattaaatcatTCATGATGATACTACGTTTGTTTCAAATTGTATAATTTGTTATTGATATTATTATCACGACAACATGACCTCAAACCCTAAGAAATTTTAGGATTAATGATTTGTAAAATCACGTATCATATTCTGATTTTAAactataacaaaaaaaattatatgtaaaATCACGAATTTTGaacatattttgattttaatctCTAACAAAAGATTATGTCTGTGAAACCCCAAATTTTTAGTAGTTTCTGATTTTAAGTATAGGAACAATATACAATCACATACGTAGTTAGGTATCTTCTACGTGATTATAATTAGGATagatttaatttattcattttttttttaaatatgaaacaacattatttaatatttattaatcaaatcAACTAGTTATAAGCCACGTAAGATTAAAATGCCATGTCTGcctaaaaaaaagattaaaatgcCATGTATATGACCGGCTATTATTCACGTAGTTAAAATCAGAAACAATTAAAATCTCGTTATTTACGGACATAATCTTATGTTAAAGCAGAAtatgccaaaaaaaaattgattttacaGGCAGAATATTTTGTTAGAGATTAAAACCAAATATTCCCAAAGTTCGTGGTTTTACTGACCATTAATCCTAATCTTTACCACTATAAACAGCTAAAACTACGTGGTATTAGGCTTAATACtgtaaaaatactaaaaatgaTCTAAACCGTTCGATGCGTTCCATCCAACGGTTGGGAAATTCAAAAACAATAAGACCGTTGAAGATTATGAAAGAAAGAAATCGCCACGCTCTGTTGCTTTAAAACCCCATTTGCTCTGTTCCTCTCTTCTCTATTTTCCCTTGCTTTcctatagagagagagagtgaaagaAGAAGGCAAGTTGCAGAAGACGACggttttagatttttttttaccaagATTTTGATCATGGCTTCAAAGCAAGTGGTTGAACAACGTAACGCtggtaattaaaaaaaatgatttttgatcgtcataattttttcttttcttttcttttctttttatttgtaTGATCTTTCACTGTTTCTTGTTAAAGATGGGAAATAATTATAAAGCCCAGATCATGAATTCCTTTCTCTTGATTCTTGATTTTACCCTTTTGATCCTTGAAACAAAAGTCCCTTTTTTCGGGATTTGATCAATGTGTTGATAGTCAAGATGACTTTTTTTACTTCTCCATTTATTGGATTGTTCTCTTTTCCTTTCCGATGAAATCTATAACATGCTTCCGTAAATTTCACAGAAGAGGCGGTGGCCGCAGCGGCGAATAAACAGAACAGAGTGGCAGCGGAGAGGAAGAGCCGCCGGGTACTAGGCGACATTGGGAATCTCATCCCTGCTAATGGGGTTGTTGAAGGCAAGCAGATTCCTCGGATTTCTCGACCTATTACGAGGTATATCATCAATCCTCAAACACCCTTTTGTCCTATTTCTCACAAAAAATCAGCAAAAGATGAAAACTTTGGACAGCCCTTGatcatatatgtgtgtgtgttttaggagTCTTGGTGCTCGATTACTCGCTAATGCACAGGCTGCACAAGCTCAAACCAACATGGTTCATTTCTTGAAGCCAATTTCTTCTCTGGTTTTGATTTTACTTCCATTAATCCATCTTATCCATGTTGTCTGAATCTTGCAGAATTCATTGGAGGCTAATGCAAACGAGGCTTATGCCAATGCAGCTGTGCCCCAAAAGAGGGTCGTGGCGCGTAGGCCAGCGCAAAAGAGAGTTGTTAGCACCAAACTTAAGCCAGAGGAGATCATTGAGATTAGCCCAGATTCAAATGAGGTTACAGTGAAGGAGAAGAAGCTTCTTAGCAAGGAAACCGAGTCAAAGAAGAAGCTTCCTACGCTTACTTCAGCCCTCACAGCTAGAAGCAAGGTCACATATGTTGATCCGTAGTGATTTTTAATTGGAGGGCTATTGCAGTTTCCCTCCATTCTCATGTGTGGTTTGCGGGCTATTTTGCAGGCTGCAACGATAGTTGATATCGATGCTCAGGATTTGGGGAATGACTTGGCTGTTGTTGAGTATGTTGAGGAGATTTACAACTTTTATAAGTCAGTTGAGGTATTTATAATACTATATGTTTTGTGGGTAAATAGTGATTAGTTAGATTATATGTCTATAAGTCAGTtgaggtatatatatatttatatatgtgtgtgtgttgtgtgggCTAAAGAGAGATTACTTAGATTATATGTTATTATTGGtgatgttatttttcatgatgcaGAATGAGGGAAGGGCTCATGACTATATGGATTCACAGCCTGAGCtaaatgagagaatgagagcAATTCTGATTGATTGGTTGATTCAAGTTCACTACAAATTTGAGCTCTCTCTCGAAACCCTTTACCTCACTATCAACATCATTGATAGATTTCTAGCATCCAAGACTATTTCAAGAAGGGAGCTGCAGTTGGTAGGCATGGGTGCAATGCTCATAGCCTCCAAATATGAGGAGATATGGGCACCTGAGGTTGCTAGAAGAGTCCATTTGGATCGAACAAACGTGGTGGTTTTTGAGATTCGTTTGACAAcatttcttgtttttgttttaggTCAATGACTTGGTGTGCATCTCGGATAGAAGCTTCACTAATGAGCAAGTCTTGTTGATGGAGAAAAGAATCCTAGGCCAACTCGAGTGGAACTTGACTGTCCCAACGCCTTACGTGTTCCTTGCTCGCTTCATCAAGGCATCAATGACTGGTCCTGATGTAAGTAAATGCATCCCCCTCACAAATTTCCAAGAAATACTAAACCGAAGTGTGATGATGatcatgtgtttgtgttgtagGTGGAGAATATGGTGTACTTTCTTGCTGAGCTAGGGATGATGGACTACGAGATTCTTGTGCATTGTCCATCCATGATTGCTGCCTCGGCAGTCTATGCAGCAAGATGCGCGCTGCACAAAGCTCCAGCGTGGAACGAGACACTCCAAATGCACTCAGGTTTCTCAGAACAAGAGCTTATGTAAGAATCTTGAACTATGCTACTAGTTGAAGAAAATGGATGTTTTTATGATCTGTGGTTGGTGTGATTAGGGTTTGTGTTAAGAAGCTGGTCGTGCTGCATGCTTTGGCCGGAGATCAGAAACTGAAGGGGATATATAGAAAATACAGCAGCTCTGAGAGAGGGGGAGTTGCACTCTTGTCACCACCCAAATTTCTTTTGGCTGATTGATGATGAATGTGATATGTTGTTGCCTTTATTTTGGAATTGAGACTGTGAAGATCTTGGCAATCTCTGATTGTTCTGTGTAGCGCTCAACAGAGATTATGAAAAACTTTAGAAGCTCGTCTTGGTCATGTAGATAAATGCGCTTTTCATGGCTTCTCTTTGTTTGTTGTGTTACCCAAATCTATAAAAGCTAAGTGCAACCAAATTCCCGCCAAATGAGTCCAACCATTTATCTACTGGCCAAGAATCTGATGGATAAATGTATATAAATCAATAcccaagaaataaatcaatataaatatatCACTTCATCTTTTGAAACTGTCACCAAATTCGACAGTACACGAGTAGGGGTGGTGATTGACAGATCGGCAAGAAAGGGAGGAACAACGGCAACGGTTGCTGCTGTTCATGCACCACAAATACAACAGCGAGTAtgtactttctctctctaaaacaaCATATCCaattaataattattgtattttctaCTACTTTTTTCATGACTTGTTAATTGTATATTTAGTTATTCACTTTGCACTTAATTGAGTttatattgattttatttttgaactaaGAGTACAAACAAACTTTATATGCGCAATAAAATGTGTAACTTCAAAACAGTATGTGGAAgcaaaaaagaaacaaatgtTCATCAATATGTGAAACAAAATGTATGATGATACCGatcttctttaatttaattttttatcctCACAGATTTATCGTTTaactgatttatttatttttattttattcttgtcGTGAGCTAAA contains:
- the LOC130990228 gene encoding G2/mitotic-specific cyclin S13-7-like, which codes for MASKQVVEQRNAEEAVAAAANKQNRVAAERKSRRVLGDIGNLIPANGVVEGKQIPRISRPITRSLGARLLANAQAAQAQTNMNSLEANANEAYANAAVPQKRVVARRPAQKRVVSTKLKPEEIIEISPDSNEVTVKEKKLLSKETESKKKLPTLTSALTARSKAATIVDIDAQDLGNDLAVVEYVEEIYNFYKSVENEGRAHDYMDSQPELNERMRAILIDWLIQVHYKFELSLETLYLTINIIDRFLASKTISRRELQLVGMGAMLIASKYEEIWAPEVNDLVCISDRSFTNEQVLLMEKRILGQLEWNLTVPTPYVFLARFIKASMTGPDVENMVYFLAELGMMDYEILVHCPSMIAASAVYAARCALHKAPAWNETLQMHSGFSEQELMVCVKKLVVLHALAGDQKLKGIYRKYSSSERGGVALLSPPKFLLAD